The Actinomadura sp. WMMB 499 genome includes a window with the following:
- a CDS encoding ATP-binding protein, producing MPTQGPTPPYHRPPYPDAARAAPLDLPGPWYRIRSIPAPEWTASAERDFVSVLPAALSAARAGRPFVVGWLSPGGGAPLELITNAGPIGPPGGTGPLFPSGARGVPIGDGWLRRAERMAWTRCPGRPAPQAAPAPPAAARPGAGLFESTLVTLMERPFGWFVVAEPCDERLLDTEMRELHHELRMLRRGEDEHARLAVSRTDRRLTELDAFREAGLWQVRVLAGANDQDELGQIAPVLVGSMDLGHHPYRLRSGHGAGTFAEMLRPGAAPAPVRAAAESEQRYPFVATAGALAALAGLPNREVPGVRVLDAGYFDVTSETAAEAGPDGPGTIELGAILDGQDREVGRFTVPRSTVNRHVFVTGATGAGKSQTVRHLLEQLTRAGVPWLAIEPAKSEYAAMAGRIADLGGPVTVVNPSDPASVPLSVNPLAPEPGYPVQAHIDMVRALFQAAFDAEEPFPQIMAQALQRVYEANGWDVVTGAGVPGSLIEPAVPTLGQLQNAALQVIQDVGYGRELMADVQGFVDVRLRSLRIGSAGRFFEGGHPADIGGMLRDNIVLAIEDVANDEDKAFLMGTLIIRIVEHLRMRERRRGADRGSALRHVIVIEEAHRLLRNRGPERGSSHAVELFAGMLAEIRAYGEGIIVAEQIPTKLVPDVIKNTALKVVHRLPAHDDRHQVGAAMNLDADQSREVVSLRPGVAAVFADGMDRPLRVRVPLGEGREAELAGPPPPVDGRRSAACGCECRAGRACTLYELREADLVAGHPDWAWLRLWADVLVLAHVAGRPLPAVPADLRRAWVRLTSRLRDCALATVLERAVTRRSWALRTAYPPAELTGAVAAVARRLLDGEDAPGSVPAPSWVIPQVRWLHEFDRLFPYGTGAPDKHAPAPPLDYQLPGLKQQPDAKLGHRLRALRRHPLSMELERNRPLALTALYGDDDHAAFYRDLSDVTIGLEQDEEIEHVAGTMGVTGWLEPVLSWPDRFVLPFADPSAGLPFAPPPDA from the coding sequence ATGCCGACGCAAGGCCCGACGCCGCCCTACCACCGGCCGCCCTACCCGGACGCCGCGCGGGCCGCGCCGCTCGACCTGCCCGGCCCCTGGTACCGGATCCGGTCCATCCCGGCGCCCGAGTGGACGGCGTCGGCCGAGCGGGACTTCGTGAGCGTGCTGCCCGCCGCGCTGTCGGCGGCCCGCGCGGGGCGCCCGTTCGTCGTCGGCTGGCTGTCGCCGGGCGGCGGCGCCCCGCTCGAGCTGATCACGAACGCGGGTCCGATCGGGCCGCCGGGCGGCACCGGCCCGCTGTTCCCGAGCGGTGCGCGCGGCGTCCCGATCGGGGACGGCTGGCTGCGCCGCGCGGAGCGGATGGCGTGGACGCGCTGTCCCGGACGGCCCGCGCCGCAGGCGGCTCCCGCGCCACCCGCCGCCGCCCGTCCCGGCGCGGGCCTGTTCGAGTCGACGCTGGTCACGCTGATGGAGCGGCCGTTCGGCTGGTTCGTGGTGGCCGAGCCGTGCGACGAGCGGCTGCTCGACACCGAGATGCGCGAGCTGCACCACGAGCTGCGGATGCTGCGCCGCGGCGAGGACGAGCACGCCCGCCTCGCCGTGTCCCGGACGGACCGGCGGCTCACCGAACTGGACGCGTTCCGGGAGGCGGGCCTCTGGCAGGTGCGGGTCCTCGCGGGCGCGAACGACCAGGACGAACTCGGGCAGATCGCGCCCGTCCTCGTCGGGTCGATGGACCTCGGCCACCACCCGTACCGGCTGCGGTCCGGGCACGGCGCCGGGACGTTCGCCGAGATGCTGCGGCCGGGCGCCGCGCCCGCGCCCGTGCGGGCGGCGGCCGAGTCCGAGCAGCGGTACCCGTTCGTCGCGACCGCCGGGGCGCTCGCCGCCCTCGCCGGGCTGCCGAACCGCGAGGTCCCGGGCGTGCGCGTCCTGGACGCCGGGTACTTCGACGTCACGTCCGAGACGGCCGCCGAGGCGGGCCCGGACGGTCCGGGGACGATCGAGCTCGGCGCGATCCTCGACGGCCAGGACCGCGAGGTCGGCCGGTTCACCGTGCCGCGCTCGACCGTCAACCGGCACGTGTTCGTCACCGGCGCGACCGGCGCCGGCAAGTCGCAGACCGTCCGGCACCTCCTGGAGCAGCTCACCCGCGCGGGCGTCCCGTGGCTCGCGATCGAGCCCGCGAAGTCGGAGTACGCGGCGATGGCCGGGCGGATCGCCGACCTCGGCGGGCCCGTCACCGTCGTCAACCCGTCCGACCCCGCCTCGGTGCCGCTGTCGGTGAACCCGCTCGCGCCCGAGCCCGGCTACCCGGTGCAGGCCCACATCGACATGGTGCGGGCCCTGTTCCAGGCCGCGTTCGACGCCGAGGAGCCGTTCCCGCAGATCATGGCGCAGGCGCTGCAGCGCGTGTACGAGGCGAACGGGTGGGACGTCGTGACGGGCGCGGGCGTCCCCGGCTCCCTCATCGAACCGGCCGTCCCGACCCTCGGGCAGCTCCAGAACGCCGCGCTCCAGGTCATCCAGGACGTCGGGTACGGGCGGGAGCTCATGGCGGACGTCCAGGGCTTCGTGGACGTCCGGCTGCGCTCGCTCCGGATCGGCTCGGCCGGACGGTTCTTCGAGGGCGGGCACCCGGCCGACATCGGCGGCATGCTCCGCGACAACATCGTGCTCGCCATCGAGGACGTCGCCAACGACGAGGACAAGGCGTTCCTGATGGGCACCCTCATCATCCGGATCGTCGAGCACCTGCGGATGCGGGAGCGGCGCCGCGGCGCCGACCGCGGCTCGGCGCTGCGGCACGTCATCGTCATCGAGGAGGCGCACCGGCTGCTGCGCAACCGCGGCCCCGAGCGCGGCTCCTCGCACGCCGTCGAGCTGTTCGCCGGGATGCTCGCCGAGATCCGCGCGTACGGCGAGGGCATCATCGTCGCCGAGCAGATCCCCACCAAGCTCGTCCCGGACGTCATCAAGAACACGGCGCTGAAGGTCGTCCACCGGCTCCCCGCGCACGACGACCGGCACCAGGTCGGCGCCGCGATGAACCTGGACGCCGACCAGTCGCGGGAGGTCGTGTCGCTGCGGCCCGGCGTCGCGGCCGTGTTCGCCGACGGGATGGACCGGCCGCTGCGCGTCCGCGTCCCGCTCGGCGAGGGCCGCGAGGCCGAACTGGCGGGCCCGCCGCCGCCCGTGGACGGCCGCCGCTCCGCCGCGTGCGGCTGCGAGTGCCGCGCCGGGCGCGCCTGCACCCTCTACGAGCTGCGCGAGGCCGACCTCGTCGCCGGGCACCCCGACTGGGCGTGGCTGCGGCTGTGGGCCGACGTGCTCGTCCTCGCGCACGTCGCGGGGCGCCCGCTGCCGGCCGTCCCGGCCGACCTGCGCCGCGCGTGGGTCCGGCTCACGTCCCGGCTGCGCGACTGCGCCCTCGCGACCGTCCTCGAACGGGCCGTCACCCGCCGCTCCTGGGCGCTGCGCACCGCGTACCCGCCCGCCGAGCTGACCGGCGCGGTCGCCGCCGTCGCCCGCCGCCTCCTCGACGGCGAGGACGCGCCGGGGAGCGTCCCGGCGCCGAGCTGGGTCATCCCGCAGGTGCGGTGGCTGCACGAATTCGACCGGCTGTTCCCGTACGGGACGGGCGCGCCCGACAAGCACGCGCCCGCACCGCCCCTCGACTACCAGCTCCCAGGGCTCAAACAGCAGCCGGACGCGAAACTGGGGCACCGCCTGCGCGCGCTCCGCCGCCACCCCCTGTCGATGGAACTCGAACGCAACCGCCCCCTGGCCCTCACCGCGCTCTACGGGGACGACGACCACGCGGCCTTCTACCGCGACCTCTCCGACGTCACGATCGGCCTCGAGCAGGACGAAGAGATCGAGCACGTCGCGGGCACGATGGGCGTGACCGGCTGGCTCGAACCCGTCCTGAGCTGGCCCGACCGGTTCGTCCTGCCGTTCGCCGACCCGTCCGCCGGCCTGCCGTTCGCACCCCCGCCGGACGCCTGA
- a CDS encoding SMI1/KNR4 family protein, which yields MTSLRRMLEIIGEPVEVSVPIDWGALERRFGSRLPADYVELCNRYPTLRVDNFLGIFHPTADADDGDLVSWVDDILGGAEELVDEFPALELVPYPLHPERGGLLPWGVTDNSDHLFWRTGGDPDAWTVVVAGHSYGKGAWWEFDGSLTDFIVGSVDRRVVCPVLDSDFPSPDAAITQVPLSS from the coding sequence ATGACTTCGCTGCGGCGAATGCTCGAAATAATTGGCGAACCGGTGGAAGTGTCGGTTCCGATCGACTGGGGTGCGTTGGAGAGAAGGTTTGGCTCCCGTCTGCCCGCTGACTACGTGGAACTGTGCAATAGGTATCCAACGCTCAGGGTCGATAATTTCCTGGGCATTTTTCATCCGACTGCTGACGCGGATGATGGCGATTTGGTCTCGTGGGTGGACGACATTCTTGGGGGGGCTGAAGAATTGGTCGACGAATTCCCTGCGCTCGAGCTTGTTCCGTACCCGCTACATCCGGAGCGAGGCGGGCTGCTTCCCTGGGGGGTCACCGACAACAGCGATCATCTGTTCTGGAGAACCGGGGGAGATCCGGACGCCTGGACGGTCGTGGTCGCAGGTCATTCCTATGGGAAAGGTGCATGGTGGGAATTTGACGGATCGCTCACCGATTTCATCGTGGGGAGTGTCGATCGCCGGGTTGTTTGTCCAGTGCTCGATTCGGACTTCCCGTCCCCGGATGCGGCTATCACCCAGGTCCCGCTGTCGTCATAG